A window of the Tunturibacter empetritectus genome harbors these coding sequences:
- a CDS encoding anti-phage dCTP deaminase — MSEKTFSTETNNKNAELVFGLVAPIGTDANQVAENLSSQLREFRYQSELLRLSDFIEPFSETLGLNPDLEFVNEYERIDKRIKAANEMYREFNANVKTEESNALLALAAIDHISSVRKKDAPDDALLDRAHILVTLKRPQEVNYLRKVYGIGLHIIGVFATEEDRVKHLHRRGVMSLEQASSLVKTDEDDKQDGGQRTGDAFHLSDLFLDVGGNSDDWKHQLGRFLDLLFSHPYKTPTRDEQAMFMAHAASLRSAQFGRQVGAAIASEDGDVIAMGCNEVPKAGGGQYWDKDDGDERDHVKGHDSNDLRKNTMLQEVLSILPESLQSDEAISEKLRKTSLFSITEFGRAVHAEMEAILSCARKGISTVGKTLYTTTFPCHNCARHIVGAGIKKVVYIEPYPKSKAKELHDDAIILAGLGVTV, encoded by the coding sequence ATGTCAGAGAAAACTTTCAGTACAGAGACAAACAATAAGAATGCTGAGCTCGTATTCGGCTTGGTGGCACCGATTGGGACTGATGCAAATCAGGTTGCGGAAAACCTAAGTTCCCAATTAAGGGAATTTAGGTATCAATCCGAGCTGCTGCGGTTGAGTGATTTCATTGAGCCATTTAGTGAAACACTCGGTCTGAATCCTGACTTGGAATTTGTAAATGAGTATGAGCGGATCGACAAAAGGATAAAAGCAGCAAATGAGATGTACAGAGAGTTCAATGCCAATGTGAAAACAGAGGAGAGCAACGCGCTCCTTGCGCTGGCCGCAATTGATCACATTTCAAGTGTACGAAAGAAGGATGCGCCCGACGATGCTTTGCTCGATCGAGCACATATTCTTGTAACGCTGAAGCGTCCGCAAGAGGTCAATTACCTTCGTAAGGTATATGGAATCGGACTACATATAATCGGCGTGTTTGCTACAGAAGAAGACAGGGTTAAGCATCTTCACAGAAGAGGGGTCATGTCACTAGAGCAAGCTTCATCTCTAGTGAAAACGGACGAAGATGACAAACAAGATGGTGGGCAACGGACAGGGGACGCTTTTCATCTGTCAGACCTCTTTCTTGACGTCGGAGGTAATTCCGATGATTGGAAACATCAATTAGGACGTTTCCTCGACCTGCTTTTCTCACATCCGTATAAGACGCCTACGCGCGACGAGCAGGCAATGTTCATGGCGCATGCAGCATCTCTAAGATCTGCCCAATTTGGAAGGCAAGTAGGCGCGGCGATTGCATCTGAAGATGGAGATGTAATCGCAATGGGTTGCAACGAGGTGCCGAAGGCTGGAGGTGGGCAGTACTGGGACAAGGACGACGGTGATGAGAGGGATCATGTAAAAGGGCACGATTCTAACGACCTACGCAAAAACACCATGTTGCAGGAAGTTTTATCGATTCTCCCTGAAAGTTTGCAATCTGATGAAGCCATCAGCGAAAAACTAAGGAAGACCTCCCTCTTTTCCATCACCGAGTTTGGCCGAGCGGTCCACGCCGAAATGGAAGCCATCCTGTCATGTGCGCGAAAAGGAATTTCGACAGTGGGGAAGACTCTATATACAACTACGTTTCCTTGCCATAACTGCGCTCGACATATCGTAGGCGCTGGTATCAAAAAGGTTGTGTATATTGAGCCTTATCCGAAAAGTAAAGCGAAAGAACTGCATGACGATGCCATAATCTTGGCGGGTTTGGGCGTAACGGTTTGA